GGCTGTTGCGTCCAAGGGTGGAGATCGCGTCACTGGCGATCACATGGGCATGTTGGCGACTGTGATCAATGCGCTGGCGCTGGCGACGTCGCTACGCAAGCTCAATATCGAAACGGTGGTTCTCTCTGCGATCGCGATGCCAGAGATCTGTGAAAGCTTCTCACAGCGGCGCACGCTTCATCATTTGGAGCAGGGCCGCGTGGTGATTTTTGCCGGCGGAACGGGCAACCCCTTCTTTACGACCGATTCGGCTGGCGCGCTCAGAGCCGCCGAAATCGGTGCACAGGCTATTTTCAAGGGTACGCAGGTAGATGGTATCTATTCTGCCGATCCGAAAAAGGACCCGAATGCTTCTCGTTTCGACAGACTGACGCACAGCGAAGTGCTGGAGAAGGGACTGGCCGTCATGGACGTAGCCGCCGTGGCTCTGGCGCGTGAGAACAGTATTCCAATCATCGTGTTCTCGATCCACGAGAAGGGCGGTTTCGGCCAAATCTTGACGGGTGGTGGCCTGAAGACCATCGTAACCGATAACTGACATCAGGCGCGGTCAGGATGCCGCGACAGCAAGAAGAATGGAGTGTATGATGAGCGGAACGGATCTCAACGATCTCAAGCGTCGTATGGACGGCGCCATTGCAGCATTCAAGAGCGATATTGCGTCCTTGAGAACAGGCCGTGCTTCGGCAAACATTCTGGATCCGGTCACCGTGGAGGCCTATGGCTCGCGTGTTCCGCTGAATCAGGTCGCCAACATCAGCGTTCCAGAGCCGCGTATGCTATCGGTTTCCATCTGGGACAAGACGATGGTCGGGGCGGTGGACCGTGCTGTCCGGGAATCCCACCTTGGACTGAACCCGATCGTCGACGGCCAGACACTGCGCATTCCGCTGCCGGAACTGAATGAAGAGCGCCGCAAGTCGCTCGTGAAAGTGGCACATGATTACGCCGAAAAGGCAAAGGTTGCCGCTCGCCACGTTCGCCGCGACGGTATGGAAGCTCTGAAGAAGGCTGAGAAGGACGGCGTCATCGGTCAGGACGACAGCCGTGCACAGTCTGAAAAAGTGCAGAAGATGACGGATGATACGATTTCCGAAGTAGATCGCTTGCTTGCTGACAAGGAAAAGGAAATCATGCAGGTTTAAATCCCCTGCTGCGCTCACCGGTTGAATCGGCACGAAATGAACGGATATTCCATGAATAGTGGCTCGACGCCGAATGTGCCGAAGCACGTTGCCATCATTATGGATGGCAACGGTCGCTGGGCCAAGGAGAGGGGCCTGCCACGGACCGTTGGACATACCAAAGGTGTGGAAGCCGTTCGTCGTGCGGTCGAAGTGGCCGGTGACTATGGCATACGCTATCTGACCTTGTTCGCGTTTTCGTCAGAAAACTGGAGCCGGCCGGAAGCAGAGGTTTCTGACCTTCTCGGGCTTCTGAGACGGTTCATCCGACGCGACCTCGCTGAGCTGCATAAATCCAATGTTCGGATCAAGGTCATCGGTGATCGCGAGAACCTGAAGGGCGATATTCTGCCGCTTTTGATTGAGGCCGAGGATACCACACGTGGCAATTCCGGCCTCACATTGATCATTGCTTTCAATTATGGGGCGCGCGACGAACTGACGCGTGCGGCCCGTCGTCTCGCGAATATGGTCGAAGCAGGAGAGCTGGCATCACAGGATATCACTGAACATCACCTTGCATCACAGTTGGATACGTTCGGAATTCCTGATCCTGACCTGATCATTCGAACCAGCGGCGAGGAGCGCCTCTCGAACTTTTTGCTCTGGCAGGCCGCCTATGCCGAGTTGGTTTTTCTGCCCGGTTATTGGCCTGATTTCGGCCGCGAGATGTTCGATGAGGCCCTGCGAATCTTCGCTGCGCGCGATCGTCGCTTTGGCGGCCTGTCCGAAAGTACAACCGCGGTGGTAGGGTGATGTCGTCTGAACTGAAGAAGCGAATTGTCTCGGCCATCGTTTTGGCAGTCGGTTCGTTGTGGGCGACATGGATGGGCGGATTGGCCTTCGACATCCTTTCGGCCGTGATCATGATCTCGATCTACTACGAGTGGTCTACGATGACCGGCCTGTCGGCACGGCATTACCCTTCCTACGCCTTCGGTTGGTTCGCGATCGCTCTCCTCTCCTTGAATTTGATCGTGGGTGATCCGGCTCTCGGCGTTCCCCTGCTTGCTGGTCTCACCATGACCGCATTGATTTTGCTCTATCTGAGAGATTGCAGCGGTTGGTTTCCGGGTGGTATCTTCTACGCAGGCCTCAGTGGCATTTCGTTGGCCGCAATACGTGGAAGTGATGCCACAGGTTTCGTTGCGATGATCTATGTCTTCGCGATCGTTTGGGCGACTGACATTCTCGCATTCTTTGTTGGACGCGCCATTGGCGGGAAGAAACTGGCGCCACGCATTTCGCCCGGGAAGACCTGGTCTGGTGCCATTGGCGGGACCGTATCCGGGGTGATTGCCGGAGGCGCTGTGTCGTTTTCCTTCTTTCCCCAGCTGAGTTTCCGGACGCTGGGCCTCGCGCTCCTGCTGTCCATTGCCAGTCAAATCGGCGATCTCTTCGAGTCGTTCATCAAGCGTCGCTTCGGTGTGAAGGACTCCAGCCATCTGATTCCCGGTCACGGTGGAGTGATGGACCGGGTTGACGGCCTCGTTTTCGCCGGTTTCACAGCTTTTCTTCTTGCGGTGATCCATGCGGCGTGGTCTGACGCAGGTGGTACATCAGTTGCAGCTTTCGTATTTGGCTTGTAAATTCAGCCGGATCTTGCGCGGAGGATAAAATGGCCATCTTTGGCTTCATTACCGGCTATTTGATTCCATTTATTCTTGTGCTGTCGTTGCTCGTCTTCGTCCATGAGATGGGGCACTATCTCGTTGGTCGCTGGAGCGGTATCCGAGTCACCGCATTTTCCATCGGCTTTGGCCCGGAACTCATCGGCTTCAATGACAAGCACGGCACCCGCTGGAAAATCTCCGCGATCCCATTGGGCGGCTATGTCAAGTTCTGGGGCGATGAGGATGCTTCGAGCCGACCTGATTTCGACGGCCTTGATCATCTGACGGAGGCGGAGCGCGCCCAGACACTTGGCGGAGCCAAGCTCTGGAAGCGTGCTGCAACGGTTGCTGCCGGTCCGATTGCGAATTTTCTCCTGGCAATCGTCATTTTCGCCATCCTGTTCGGTGTCTACGGACGATCCGTATCCGATCCCGTTGTTTCAGAAGTGCGCGCGGACAGTGCCGCGTCCGCCGCTGGAATCTTGCCGGGAGATCGCCTCGTCGCGCTGGATGGATCTGCGATCAAGACATTCGATGACGTTCGCCGCTACGTCAGTATACGCCCGGAAACACCGGTCATTGTGACCATCGAGCGCAACGGCCAGCGCCAAGACATTCCTCTGGTGCCGAAGCGGACCGAACTCACCGACCAGTTCGGCAACAAGGTCGAAATGGGTTTGATCGGCGTCGTGACAAACGAGCAGAGCGGTAACTTCCGCCGTGTCCAGTACACACCGATTGAGGCGGTGAAAGAAGGTGTGATCGAAACCGGGCAGATCATTTCCGGCACGTTCCGCTACATCGGAAATCTTGTTACCGGTCGCATGAAGGCAGATCAGCTTGGTGGTCCGGTGCGGGTGGCGCAGGCATCCGGTCAGATGGCGACTCTCGGAATTGCCGCAGTGATACAACTCGCCGCCGTCCTGTCCGTTTCAATCGGTTTGCTCAATCTCATGCCGGTTCCGG
The window above is part of the Rhizobium rhizoryzae genome. Proteins encoded here:
- the pyrH gene encoding UMP kinase, coding for MSSTQPVYKRVLLKVSGEALMGSQGFGIDVTVADRIAADIAEAVSMGVEVGVVVGGGNIFRGVAVASKGGDRVTGDHMGMLATVINALALATSLRKLNIETVVLSAIAMPEICESFSQRRTLHHLEQGRVVIFAGGTGNPFFTTDSAGALRAAEIGAQAIFKGTQVDGIYSADPKKDPNASRFDRLTHSEVLEKGLAVMDVAAVALARENSIPIIVFSIHEKGGFGQILTGGGLKTIVTDN
- the frr gene encoding ribosome recycling factor; translated protein: MSGTDLNDLKRRMDGAIAAFKSDIASLRTGRASANILDPVTVEAYGSRVPLNQVANISVPEPRMLSVSIWDKTMVGAVDRAVRESHLGLNPIVDGQTLRIPLPELNEERRKSLVKVAHDYAEKAKVAARHVRRDGMEALKKAEKDGVIGQDDSRAQSEKVQKMTDDTISEVDRLLADKEKEIMQV
- a CDS encoding isoprenyl transferase, whose amino-acid sequence is MNSGSTPNVPKHVAIIMDGNGRWAKERGLPRTVGHTKGVEAVRRAVEVAGDYGIRYLTLFAFSSENWSRPEAEVSDLLGLLRRFIRRDLAELHKSNVRIKVIGDRENLKGDILPLLIEAEDTTRGNSGLTLIIAFNYGARDELTRAARRLANMVEAGELASQDITEHHLASQLDTFGIPDPDLIIRTSGEERLSNFLLWQAAYAELVFLPGYWPDFGREMFDEALRIFAARDRRFGGLSESTTAVVG
- a CDS encoding phosphatidate cytidylyltransferase; protein product: MSSELKKRIVSAIVLAVGSLWATWMGGLAFDILSAVIMISIYYEWSTMTGLSARHYPSYAFGWFAIALLSLNLIVGDPALGVPLLAGLTMTALILLYLRDCSGWFPGGIFYAGLSGISLAAIRGSDATGFVAMIYVFAIVWATDILAFFVGRAIGGKKLAPRISPGKTWSGAIGGTVSGVIAGGAVSFSFFPQLSFRTLGLALLLSIASQIGDLFESFIKRRFGVKDSSHLIPGHGGVMDRVDGLVFAGFTAFLLAVIHAAWSDAGGTSVAAFVFGL
- the rseP gene encoding RIP metalloprotease RseP, with amino-acid sequence MAIFGFITGYLIPFILVLSLLVFVHEMGHYLVGRWSGIRVTAFSIGFGPELIGFNDKHGTRWKISAIPLGGYVKFWGDEDASSRPDFDGLDHLTEAERAQTLGGAKLWKRAATVAAGPIANFLLAIVIFAILFGVYGRSVSDPVVSEVRADSAASAAGILPGDRLVALDGSAIKTFDDVRRYVSIRPETPVIVTIERNGQRQDIPLVPKRTELTDQFGNKVEMGLIGVVTNEQSGNFRRVQYTPIEAVKEGVIETGQIISGTFRYIGNLVTGRMKADQLGGPVRVAQASGQMATLGIAAVIQLAAVLSVSIGLLNLMPVPVLDGGHLVFYAIEAIRGKPLGAGAQEIAFRIGLAMVLSLMVFATWNDISNLIG